One stretch of Pseudoalteromonas shioyasakiensis DNA includes these proteins:
- a CDS encoding diguanylate cyclase — protein MSLRAKFTLLLSTVLLVIVANTFIIYLLDKEGQAKLETVIRTHDVLDESEKLYKQLINAETGQRGYLLTQDISYLTPYYSALDQVKEHFLNINKLTINNPEQKNTLALIDELISKKLAELALTVELVLQGTPSALERAKVVVLTNKGKQFMDQIRTQIELFQDTARAKLEQQDAEYQESKIFITRFVTMQIPLAIILLLFCAFYINSKLLKPLKLLIHITKQVEKGEKPKALTIDIHDEIGYLIKRFVRMSDIVYERTRKLNFQASHDHLTGVLNRTELKPALKHAINLCSEKNKLAVIFIDIDKFKQLNDEYGHLIGDQILIETAKRITSSVRADDDVYRYGGDEFVIVTHNIAKSRFIDAMIDHLLECFNHPFMLEQHTINISISIGVALAPDHSTEYKQLLELADLAMYKSKRHPKKSYHIYQEGEKKE, from the coding sequence ATGTCACTTAGAGCCAAATTCACCCTTTTACTGTCAACTGTTTTATTAGTGATAGTAGCTAATACCTTTATCATCTATTTATTAGATAAAGAGGGTCAGGCTAAGCTTGAAACAGTGATCCGCACTCATGATGTACTTGATGAGTCAGAAAAGCTTTACAAGCAACTCATAAACGCTGAAACAGGTCAACGAGGCTATTTATTAACACAAGACATCAGTTATTTAACGCCCTATTACTCTGCTCTTGATCAAGTAAAAGAACATTTTCTAAACATCAATAAGCTCACCATAAACAACCCAGAGCAAAAGAATACACTTGCATTAATTGATGAACTAATAAGTAAAAAGCTAGCTGAGTTGGCATTAACTGTTGAACTTGTTTTGCAGGGCACACCCTCTGCGCTTGAGAGAGCAAAAGTCGTTGTGTTAACTAATAAAGGTAAGCAGTTTATGGATCAAATCCGCACGCAGATTGAACTATTTCAAGATACGGCACGAGCAAAACTAGAACAACAAGATGCTGAATACCAAGAATCCAAAATTTTTATTACGCGTTTCGTCACTATGCAAATTCCACTAGCCATTATCTTATTATTGTTTTGCGCCTTTTATATAAATTCTAAGCTTTTAAAACCCCTAAAACTATTAATACACATTACCAAACAGGTTGAAAAAGGCGAAAAGCCGAAAGCTTTAACAATTGATATCCACGATGAAATAGGCTACTTGATAAAACGCTTTGTACGCATGAGTGACATTGTTTATGAACGAACGAGAAAATTAAACTTTCAGGCAAGTCACGATCACCTAACAGGAGTTTTAAACCGTACAGAATTAAAACCAGCATTAAAGCATGCTATCAACCTTTGCTCCGAAAAAAATAAGCTTGCGGTTATATTCATTGATATAGATAAGTTTAAACAACTTAATGATGAATATGGTCATCTAATCGGTGATCAAATACTAATAGAAACCGCAAAACGCATTACTTCATCTGTTAGAGCCGATGATGATGTATATCGCTATGGAGGAGATGAATTTGTTATTGTTACGCATAATATAGCCAAAAGCAGATTTATTGATGCAATGATTGATCATCTATTGGAGTGCTTCAATCATCCTTTTATGCTGGAACAACACACAATAAATATTTCTATTAGTATTGGGGTAGCCTTAGCCCCAGATCATAGTACAGAGTATAAGCAACTACTCGAACTCGCTGACCTGGCGATGTACAAATCTAAAAGACACCCTAAAAAGAGTTATCACATTTATCAAGAAGGTGAAAAAAAAGAGTAA
- a CDS encoding TIGR01777 family protein yields MHIFLTGGTGLIGRHLCPFLLNHHKVTVLTRNPIQAAVILTHQVHTVKSLDEVNFEEIDAIINLAGEPIVNKRWSESQKQTLLNSRINLTLQISKAISRCESPPHTFISGSAIGFYGRQDNQPIDESFNDIYPEFSHVLCRDWEHAATKAHSDKTRVCLLRTGIVLAKQGGALGKMLPAFKFGLGGPLGHGKQGMSWIHIDDMIQLILFVLSHQNIHGPINATAPNPVDNNEFSQTLANVISRPAMLRMPSWVLKMMMGEMSDLLLYGQFVLPNKLLSHNYRFHYPTLKPALESLKI; encoded by the coding sequence ATGCATATTTTTTTAACCGGTGGAACAGGCCTTATTGGTAGACATTTGTGCCCTTTCTTATTAAACCACCATAAAGTCACTGTACTTACTCGCAACCCAATTCAAGCAGCCGTAATCCTGACTCATCAAGTGCATACTGTGAAGTCACTAGATGAAGTTAATTTTGAAGAAATTGATGCCATCATCAACTTAGCTGGTGAACCTATCGTTAATAAACGTTGGAGCGAGTCTCAAAAGCAAACTTTACTTAATAGTCGAATTAATCTTACTTTACAGATCTCTAAAGCAATTAGCCGATGTGAATCTCCACCCCATACATTTATTTCAGGCAGTGCTATTGGTTTTTATGGACGACAAGATAATCAGCCGATTGATGAGAGCTTCAATGATATTTACCCTGAATTTAGTCACGTTCTTTGTCGAGACTGGGAGCATGCAGCTACGAAAGCACATTCTGATAAAACCCGGGTGTGCTTACTTCGTACTGGTATCGTGTTAGCTAAGCAAGGTGGTGCACTTGGTAAAATGCTTCCTGCCTTTAAGTTTGGCTTAGGTGGGCCATTAGGCCATGGAAAGCAAGGAATGTCATGGATTCATATTGATGACATGATCCAACTAATCCTTTTTGTTCTCTCACATCAAAATATCCATGGGCCAATAAACGCGACTGCACCTAACCCTGTTGATAATAATGAATTTAGCCAGACATTAGCTAATGTCATTTCGCGTCCGGCTATGTTGCGTATGCCTAGTTGGGTGTTAAAAATGATGATGGGTGAAATGTCTGATCTACTGCTTTACGGTCAATTTGTGCTCCCTAATAAGCTACTAAGCCATAATTATCGATTCCACTACCCGACATTAAAACCAGCATTAGAAAGTCTAAAAATATAA
- a CDS encoding GGDEF domain-containing protein, with translation MMQLPTIISISILLNVIIGAFLLSLYFLRQQSSYLYWGSSCLIFVCAQITASLRAIIDFPLITHYLADLLIIAAPLSAILGIHAYCQSDKKYQSACAFVLVSSSAILLPLYNLPISQLLTTAIIAVCFGYAAYALKELHVKRIMHLALLKVCFVIHSLIMAIQFLLLLSDYLGLLNIDLNQIIAVILISHIIITTLTAMIWPLIMFLESEQTLSDLANRDPLTDLLNRRSFITISNNYLEKANSSLTELCALMIDIDFFKRVNDLHGHETGDEALKWVANKIKSQLREHDLVARIGGEEFAVILPNTSQVKGETLSERIRLAIHNDSFHHNNQEINLSISIGIITHKSGTNNVNELLAKADKGLYKAKLNGRNQVVTMAF, from the coding sequence ATGATGCAATTACCCACCATAATCAGCATTTCAATTTTATTGAATGTGATTATTGGGGCTTTCTTACTGTCTTTATACTTTCTAAGGCAACAATCAAGCTATTTATACTGGGGAAGCTCGTGTCTAATTTTTGTATGCGCACAAATTACAGCCTCTCTACGAGCTATTATTGACTTTCCTTTAATTACGCACTATCTGGCCGATTTACTAATTATTGCAGCACCATTATCAGCAATATTAGGAATTCATGCTTATTGCCAGTCTGACAAAAAATACCAAAGTGCATGTGCATTCGTGCTAGTTTCATCTTCTGCCATATTACTTCCTCTTTATAATCTGCCAATAAGTCAGTTGCTCACAACGGCCATCATTGCCGTATGCTTTGGTTATGCTGCTTACGCGCTTAAAGAGCTACATGTGAAGCGCATTATGCATTTAGCATTACTCAAGGTATGCTTTGTAATTCATTCTTTAATCATGGCTATACAGTTTTTGCTGCTACTTTCTGATTATCTAGGTTTGTTAAACATAGACTTAAACCAAATAATAGCTGTTATTCTGATAAGTCATATCATTATCACTACCCTAACAGCCATGATTTGGCCACTAATAATGTTTCTAGAATCTGAGCAAACATTGAGTGACCTTGCTAATCGCGATCCATTAACTGATTTATTAAACCGCCGGTCATTTATAACTATTAGTAACAATTATTTAGAAAAAGCAAATAGCAGCCTTACAGAACTCTGTGCTTTGATGATTGATATCGACTTCTTTAAAAGAGTAAATGACCTACATGGTCACGAAACAGGTGATGAAGCACTCAAATGGGTTGCGAACAAGATTAAAAGCCAGCTTCGTGAACACGACTTAGTTGCTAGAATAGGTGGTGAAGAGTTTGCAGTAATACTACCCAATACCAGTCAAGTTAAGGGTGAAACTCTATCTGAAAGAATTCGCTTAGCCATCCACAACGATAGCTTTCACCATAACAACCAAGAAATTAATCTGTCTATTAGCATTGGTATAATCACCCACAAGTCGGGTACTAATAATGTAAATGAACTACTTGCAAAGGCCGATAAAGGTTTATACAAAGCTAAATTAAATGGCCGAAACCAAGTTGTGACAATGGCATTTTAA
- a CDS encoding LysR family transcriptional regulator, with amino-acid sequence MDLRHISFRLLEVFMCVVKTRSISETARQLHLTQPTVSQQIKRLQETVNEPLVMVNQQRLHVTEAGFALFQTCQQVFGHFDDYQDYLAELRGGERGRCKIAIVNTAQYILPKLLGPYSNLHPHVELPLEIGNRAEVLARFERGEDDIYVFSHPPSLEHAKAGRFLQNPLVFIAPTNHPLVSKNYVTLHDLISERFLLREQGSATRMLFESELQSRGVVLSNTVQMASNEAIRVAVGSGMGLGVVSRHVLPPHDSSFCMLNVQDVNLASHWYFVVRTDRHLSHAARNFLKFAELNLEQCLDKEWVNNELSQLNGSINVQLEKRHH; translated from the coding sequence ATGGACTTGAGACATATTTCTTTTCGTTTACTTGAAGTGTTTATGTGCGTAGTAAAAACACGCTCAATTAGTGAGACAGCAAGGCAATTACATTTAACTCAACCGACTGTATCGCAACAAATTAAGCGCCTACAAGAAACCGTTAATGAACCTTTAGTGATGGTTAACCAGCAGCGTCTTCATGTTACTGAAGCTGGCTTCGCGTTATTTCAAACTTGTCAGCAGGTGTTTGGCCATTTTGATGATTATCAAGATTACTTAGCTGAGCTCAGAGGTGGTGAGCGCGGTCGCTGTAAAATTGCAATTGTGAATACTGCACAATATATTTTGCCGAAATTATTAGGTCCTTATAGTAACTTACACCCTCATGTTGAGCTGCCGCTTGAAATTGGTAATCGTGCTGAGGTGCTTGCTCGATTTGAAAGAGGCGAAGATGATATCTATGTATTTAGTCATCCCCCATCATTAGAGCACGCCAAGGCTGGCCGGTTTTTACAAAATCCATTGGTATTTATTGCGCCAACTAATCACCCGCTTGTAAGTAAAAACTACGTTACATTGCACGATTTAATATCAGAACGATTTTTACTTCGAGAGCAGGGCTCTGCCACGCGAATGCTGTTTGAAAGCGAGCTACAAAGTCGGGGGGTTGTATTAAGTAATACAGTGCAAATGGCAAGTAATGAAGCTATTCGTGTTGCTGTCGGCTCTGGCATGGGTCTGGGAGTCGTGTCTCGTCATGTCTTACCACCACACGATAGCAGCTTTTGTATGCTAAATGTGCAAGATGTGAACTTAGCGAGTCATTGGTATTTTGTGGTGCGAACCGATCGCCATTTGTCGCATGCTGCGCGAAATTTTTTAAAATTTGCCGAGTTAAATTTAGAGCAATGCTTAGACAAAGAGTGGGTAAATAATGAGCTGAGTCAGCTAAATGGGAGCATTAATGTTCAGCTAGAAAAAAGGCACCATTAA
- a CDS encoding sodium-dependent bicarbonate transport family permease: MPDIVVMFFVLGLTAGLLRSDLKIPQATYETLSLLLMLTIGLKGGMVLHGNLHWQLLPEMGAVLLLGGLIPLMLYPVLNKLLNLSVANSASIAAHYGSVSAGTFAVALAYAESNSLNVGAEVTLYLVMLELPAIIVGLLLYRRLGNGSGQNLSLKALWHETLTNKSVILLVGGVIIGMMYGTQQGSQVTSLLTNSFKVVLALFLLEMGLMAAQTLRPIPWHHWRLALFALITPNLLGAIGVCVGTALQLELGSVVILASLVASASYIAAPAAIKAAIPDADIGLAMLCSLGITFPFNVLLGIGMYHQIALFMS, from the coding sequence GTGCCTGATATTGTTGTAATGTTTTTTGTTTTAGGACTCACAGCTGGATTACTTCGCTCTGACCTAAAGATCCCGCAAGCGACCTATGAAACCCTTAGCCTATTGTTAATGCTCACCATTGGTTTAAAAGGTGGTATGGTGCTGCATGGCAATTTGCATTGGCAACTTTTACCTGAAATGGGTGCCGTTTTACTACTTGGCGGTTTGATCCCACTAATGCTTTACCCTGTTTTAAACAAACTGCTTAATTTATCTGTTGCTAATAGTGCAAGTATCGCAGCACATTATGGTTCAGTAAGTGCAGGTACATTTGCGGTCGCTTTAGCTTATGCCGAATCTAACTCGTTAAATGTTGGTGCGGAAGTCACTCTTTATTTAGTAATGCTTGAATTACCAGCGATCATCGTTGGCTTATTACTATACCGTCGCCTTGGGAATGGCTCTGGGCAAAACCTCTCGCTCAAAGCGCTTTGGCATGAAACACTGACGAACAAAAGCGTGATACTCCTTGTTGGTGGTGTAATTATCGGCATGATGTACGGTACACAGCAAGGTAGCCAAGTAACAAGCCTTTTAACAAACAGTTTTAAAGTTGTTCTGGCATTATTCCTACTGGAAATGGGTTTAATGGCTGCGCAAACACTGCGCCCTATTCCATGGCATCACTGGCGTTTAGCATTATTCGCACTTATAACACCTAACCTATTAGGAGCCATTGGCGTCTGTGTTGGTACAGCTCTACAACTGGAATTAGGCTCTGTAGTGATATTGGCAAGCCTTGTTGCAAGCGCTTCTTATATTGCAGCTCCTGCGGCTATTAAAGCAGCTATTCCAGATGCAGACATAGGTTTAGCCATGTTATGTTCCTTAGGGATCACCTTTCCTTTCAATGTATTACTTGGAATTGGTATGTATCATCAAATAGCATTATTCATGAGTTAA
- a CDS encoding DUF1353 domain-containing protein has translation MHMYSVKLHFIKQGKAKLLEPLNTIFGDVHKGFETDGFSIPWYVRWFHNPFGQGLEAAIWHDFALKTGRQHPHAEFLQLLLLYGVPCWKAYPMWFFVSAYSQCKRLFKGA, from the coding sequence ATGCATATGTATAGTGTGAAGCTCCACTTTATTAAACAGGGTAAAGCTAAGTTACTAGAGCCATTAAATACAATCTTTGGTGATGTGCACAAAGGGTTTGAAACAGACGGTTTTTCGATTCCTTGGTACGTTCGTTGGTTTCACAACCCATTTGGTCAAGGGTTAGAGGCTGCAATCTGGCATGACTTTGCTTTGAAAACGGGTAGGCAACACCCTCATGCAGAGTTTCTGCAACTATTACTGCTTTATGGTGTTCCGTGTTGGAAAGCTTATCCTATGTGGTTTTTTGTTTCTGCATACAGTCAATGTAAGCGTTTGTTTAAGGGCGCGTGA